In a genomic window of Nocardia fluminea:
- the nadE gene encoding ammonia-dependent NAD(+) synthetase: protein MGTLREQIIAELGVLPEIEPKQEVRRRVDFLKDYLATTPAKGFALGISGGQDSALAGRLCQLAVEELRADGVEAKFLAVRLPYGVQADEHDAQIALNFVDPDRTVVVNIRPSADAVGIEVAGALDHERLRDFVRGNIKARERMVAQYALAGQESLLVVGTDHAAEAVTGFFTKFGDGGVDLTPLTGLTKRQGAALLQELGAPSSIWSKVPTADLEDDRPALADEDALGLRYSEIDDYLEGKDVTSEVAARVESIFTNTRHKRTVPVTPLDTWWR, encoded by the coding sequence ATGGGGACACTGCGTGAACAGATCATTGCCGAATTGGGTGTGCTGCCCGAGATCGAGCCGAAGCAGGAGGTCCGCCGACGCGTCGACTTCCTCAAGGACTACCTGGCCACCACCCCGGCCAAGGGGTTCGCCCTCGGGATCAGTGGCGGACAGGACAGCGCGCTGGCCGGTCGGCTGTGCCAGCTGGCCGTCGAGGAGCTGCGCGCCGACGGCGTCGAGGCGAAATTCCTGGCGGTACGGCTGCCCTACGGCGTGCAGGCCGACGAGCACGACGCGCAGATCGCGCTGAACTTCGTCGACCCCGATCGCACGGTCGTGGTGAACATCCGGCCCAGCGCCGACGCGGTGGGCATCGAGGTGGCGGGCGCGCTCGACCACGAGCGCCTGCGCGACTTCGTGCGCGGCAACATCAAGGCGCGCGAGCGGATGGTCGCCCAGTACGCCCTCGCGGGCCAGGAGAGCCTGCTGGTGGTCGGCACCGATCACGCGGCCGAAGCGGTCACCGGCTTCTTCACCAAGTTCGGCGACGGCGGTGTCGACCTGACGCCCCTCACCGGCCTCACCAAGCGCCAGGGCGCGGCCCTGCTGCAGGAACTGGGCGCCCCGTCGAGCATCTGGTCGAAGGTCCCCACCGCCGACCTCGAAGACGACCGCCCCGCTCTGGCCGACGAGGACGCGCTCGGTCTGCGCTACAGCGAGATCGACGACTACCTCGAAGGCAAGGACGTCACCTCGGAGGTGGCCGCCCGGGTGGAGTCGATCTTCACCAACACCCGCCACAAGCGCACCGTCCCGGTGACCCCGCTCGACACCTGGTGGCGCTAG
- a CDS encoding cation diffusion facilitator family transporter codes for MGAGHGHDHGVSADSDRRWLVGALAVIVTFLIGEVTVGIIADSLALLSDAAHMTTDAASIVLALWAIRLAARPATGRMTFGWKRAEILSAQANGLTLLLLALWLGYEAIRRLFEPPEVHGWLVLITALVGVVVNVLATWMISRADRTSLNVEGAYQHILNDLFAFIATAVAGLVIILTGWVQADVVATLIVVALMIKAGIGLIKASSRIFLEAAPEHLDPARVGREMAARDGVTEVHDLHIWEITSGSPALSAHVLVQPGHDCHAVREDIAHMLDHEHHIEHVTLQVDHASPKLLDIGNRDSHPCADSHGPKHVPEQVSHTH; via the coding sequence ATGGGCGCAGGGCACGGGCACGACCACGGAGTATCGGCCGACAGCGATCGGCGCTGGCTTGTCGGCGCGCTGGCGGTGATCGTCACCTTCCTGATCGGCGAAGTGACCGTCGGCATCATCGCCGACTCGCTGGCACTGCTCTCCGACGCGGCGCACATGACCACCGACGCCGCCTCGATCGTGCTGGCACTGTGGGCGATCCGGCTCGCCGCGCGACCGGCGACCGGACGGATGACGTTCGGCTGGAAGCGGGCCGAGATCCTGTCGGCCCAGGCCAACGGGCTCACCCTGCTGCTACTGGCGTTGTGGCTCGGCTACGAGGCGATTCGCCGGCTGTTCGAGCCGCCGGAGGTGCACGGCTGGCTGGTATTGATCACCGCACTGGTCGGCGTCGTCGTGAACGTGCTCGCCACCTGGATGATCAGCCGCGCCGATCGCACCAGTCTCAATGTCGAGGGCGCCTACCAGCACATCCTCAACGACCTGTTCGCGTTCATCGCCACCGCCGTCGCCGGTCTCGTCATCATCCTCACCGGCTGGGTCCAGGCCGACGTGGTCGCCACCCTGATCGTGGTGGCACTGATGATCAAGGCGGGGATCGGGCTGATCAAGGCGTCGAGCCGGATCTTCCTCGAGGCGGCGCCCGAACATCTCGACCCCGCGCGGGTCGGCCGAGAGATGGCCGCGCGCGACGGCGTCACCGAAGTCCACGACCTGCACATCTGGGAGATCACCTCCGGCTCGCCCGCGCTGTCGGCGCACGTCCTCGTGCAGCCCGGCCATGATTGCCACGCGGTCCGCGAGGACATCGCGCACATGCTCGACCACGAGCACCACATCGAGCACGTCACCCTGCAGGTCGACCACGCCAGCCCGAAACTGCTCGACATCGGCAACCGCGATTCCCACCCGTGCGCGGATTCGCACGGCCCCAAGCACGTGCCCGAGCAGGTCTCCCACACCCACTGA
- the moaA gene encoding GTP 3',8-cyclase MoaA, translating to MTLVEMGIPAVRSERPSLDGRPDTPFLVDRFGRIARDLRVSITEKCSLRCTYCMPEEGLPPIPRQELLTADEIVRLVSLAVRELGVREVRFTGGEPLMRRELEQIIAGCHAAVPGTPLAMTTNGVGLEHRIHKLAAAGLTRVNVSLDTVDREDFTRLTRRDRLESVLNGIRAARDAGMAPVKVNAVLMRQNLAGAADLLAWCLAEQCELRFIEEMPLDADHEWARDHMVTAADLLDVLGERFTLTPTVRADPSAPAEKWLVDGGPATVGIIATVTRKFCDSCDRTRLTADGMLRSCLFSDQEFDVRTVLRAGADDDEVAELWRGAMWQKWAGHGIDAAGFVPPERTMGAIGG from the coding sequence ATGACGCTGGTCGAAATGGGGATACCCGCCGTGCGATCGGAGCGGCCGTCCCTGGACGGCAGGCCCGACACGCCGTTCCTCGTCGACCGCTTCGGCCGGATCGCTCGCGATCTGCGCGTGTCCATCACCGAGAAGTGCTCGCTGCGCTGCACCTATTGCATGCCCGAAGAGGGCCTGCCGCCGATCCCGCGCCAGGAACTGCTCACCGCCGACGAGATCGTGCGGCTGGTGTCCCTCGCAGTGCGCGAGCTGGGCGTCCGGGAGGTCCGCTTCACCGGCGGTGAACCGCTGATGCGCCGTGAGCTGGAACAGATCATCGCCGGCTGTCACGCGGCGGTGCCCGGCACTCCGCTGGCCATGACGACGAACGGCGTCGGCCTGGAACATCGCATCCACAAACTCGCCGCGGCCGGCCTCACCAGGGTCAATGTCTCCCTCGATACCGTCGACCGGGAAGATTTCACCCGCCTCACCCGCCGTGACCGGCTGGAGTCGGTCCTCAACGGCATCCGGGCCGCGCGCGATGCGGGCATGGCGCCGGTGAAGGTCAACGCCGTGCTGATGCGCCAGAACCTGGCGGGCGCGGCCGACCTGCTCGCCTGGTGCCTGGCCGAACAGTGCGAACTGCGCTTCATCGAGGAAATGCCCCTCGACGCCGACCACGAGTGGGCCCGCGATCACATGGTGACCGCCGCCGACCTGCTCGACGTCCTCGGCGAGCGCTTCACCCTCACTCCCACCGTTCGCGCCGATCCGTCGGCCCCCGCCGAGAAATGGCTGGTCGACGGCGGGCCGGCGACCGTCGGCATCATCGCCACGGTCACCCGCAAGTTCTGCGACAGCTGCGACCGCACCCGGCTCACCGCCGACGGCATGCTGCGCTCGTGCCTGTTCAGCGACCAGGAGTTCGACGTGCGCACCGTGCTGCGGGCAGGCGCCGACGACGACGAGGTCGCCGAACTGTGGCGCGGCGCGATGTGGCAGAAATGGGCCGGTCACGGTATCGACGCCGCCGGTTTCGTCCCCCCGGAACGCACGATGGGAGCCATCGGTGGTTGA
- the moaCB gene encoding bifunctional molybdenum cofactor biosynthesis protein MoaC/MoaB has protein sequence MSELSHVDREGRARMVDVSAKADTTRIAVAAGELQTTAEVVALVRAEGMPKADVLSTARLAGIAGAKKTSELIPLCHQLALSSVKVEFGFTETTITVEATAKTKGPTGVEMEALTAVAVAGLTLHDMVKAVDPAAVMNGVRLVTKEGGKHGHWVRPEARTDTGTPAHDRSAQVDAGTGAETAPADTQDGTAPAVSGEPESTASQSFSRTAVVVVASTGTAAGTRTDTTGPVLVDWLTAQGFSVRGPLVYADAAIAAGLADALSAAPALVVTTGGTGASPTDATPEATRAVLDRELPGVADAIRQRGTAKFPLAALSRGVAGLAGRTVVVNLPGSPGGVKDGMAVLEPLLDHLLAQVAGGGNHE, from the coding sequence ATGAGCGAGTTGTCCCACGTCGACCGTGAGGGTCGCGCGCGCATGGTCGACGTCAGCGCGAAAGCCGACACCACCCGGATCGCTGTCGCCGCAGGCGAATTGCAGACGACCGCGGAAGTGGTCGCGTTGGTGCGGGCCGAGGGGATGCCCAAGGCCGATGTGCTGTCCACCGCGCGATTGGCCGGAATCGCCGGTGCGAAGAAGACTTCCGAGCTGATTCCGCTGTGTCACCAGCTGGCGTTGTCGTCGGTGAAGGTGGAGTTCGGGTTCACCGAGACCACCATCACAGTAGAGGCGACCGCGAAGACCAAGGGGCCCACCGGCGTCGAGATGGAGGCCCTCACCGCTGTCGCTGTGGCCGGGCTGACCCTGCACGACATGGTGAAGGCCGTGGATCCCGCTGCCGTGATGAACGGGGTCCGGCTGGTCACCAAAGAGGGTGGCAAGCACGGACATTGGGTGCGACCCGAGGCTCGAACCGACACGGGTACACCGGCGCACGACCGGTCGGCACAGGTGGACGCGGGTACCGGCGCCGAGACGGCGCCCGCCGATACTCAGGACGGCACGGCACCCGCTGTCAGCGGTGAACCGGAATCGACTGCATCCCAGAGCTTTTCGCGGACGGCCGTCGTTGTTGTCGCATCGACCGGCACCGCGGCGGGAACCCGCACCGATACCACCGGCCCTGTCCTGGTCGATTGGCTGACCGCGCAAGGGTTTTCGGTGCGCGGACCGCTGGTCTACGCCGATGCCGCGATCGCCGCCGGGCTAGCCGACGCCCTGAGCGCGGCGCCCGCGCTCGTCGTCACCACCGGTGGCACCGGCGCTTCCCCCACCGACGCGACGCCGGAGGCCACCCGCGCCGTGCTCGATCGTGAGCTGCCCGGTGTCGCCGATGCCATTCGGCAGCGTGGGACCGCGAAGTTCCCCCTCGCCGCGCTGAGTCGCGGCGTTGCCGGACTGGCCGGCCGGACCGTTGTCGTGAACCTGCCCGGTTCGCCCGGCGGGGTGAAAGACGGGATGGCGGTGCTGGAACCGCTGTTGGATCATCTGCTCGCGCAAGTAGCCGGAGGCGGCAACCATGAGTGA
- a CDS encoding sigma-70 family RNA polymerase sigma factor, giving the protein MTDNTCGAHCARLCTRDGLAEVLATDRGLLHWRAVRSLGDAGLAEHAVQETLLRGWRSCQDFDGSKGSVRTWLLAIEHNVIIDIVRARAVRPGDMGWDDITEVSVCGKPDFADGLVDGLLVDQLLARLPEPQRAAVTEVILRDRGYREVAADFGVPIGTVKTRVHYALRSLRQLPEVA; this is encoded by the coding sequence ATGACGGACAACACCTGCGGTGCGCACTGCGCGCGCCTGTGTACCAGGGACGGGCTGGCCGAGGTGCTGGCCACCGATCGCGGCCTGCTGCACTGGCGGGCCGTGCGCAGTCTCGGCGACGCGGGCCTGGCCGAGCACGCGGTGCAGGAGACCCTGCTGCGGGGCTGGCGTTCGTGTCAGGACTTCGACGGCAGCAAAGGCAGTGTGCGGACCTGGCTGTTGGCGATCGAACACAACGTCATCATCGATATCGTGCGGGCCAGAGCCGTCCGCCCGGGTGACATGGGCTGGGACGACATCACCGAGGTCTCGGTCTGCGGAAAGCCGGATTTCGCCGACGGCCTGGTCGACGGGTTGCTGGTCGACCAATTGCTGGCCCGGCTTCCGGAACCGCAGCGGGCGGCCGTGACCGAGGTGATCTTGCGCGACCGCGGCTACCGGGAAGTCGCCGCGGATTTCGGTGTTCCGATCGGGACCGTGAAGACCCGGGTTCACTACGCGCTGCGCTCGCTACGCCAATTGCCAGAAGTTGCCTGA
- a CDS encoding iron chaperone: MVQSKAPDVAAYLAEFPRDRREALTRLRDLCLQELPGFTEVMSYGMPVYERDGTGEVAFAGQKQYISVYLLRSDVRAAFADRLASHDMGKGCLRFRKEPDYELVRDLLRATASGDGAVIC, encoded by the coding sequence GTGGTCCAGAGCAAGGCCCCCGACGTGGCGGCCTACCTCGCCGAGTTTCCGCGGGACCGCCGCGAGGCGCTCACCAGGCTGCGCGACCTGTGCCTCCAGGAGCTGCCAGGGTTCACCGAGGTGATGTCCTACGGGATGCCCGTCTACGAACGCGACGGCACCGGCGAGGTCGCCTTCGCCGGCCAGAAGCAGTACATCTCCGTCTACCTCCTGCGCTCCGACGTGCGCGCGGCCTTCGCCGACCGTCTCGCGAGCCATGACATGGGCAAGGGCTGCCTGCGTTTCCGCAAGGAGCCGGACTACGAGCTGGTTCGAGACCTGTTGCGGGCCACGGCGTCCGGCGACGGTGCCGTGATCTGCTGA
- a CDS encoding MoaD/ThiS family protein, which translates to MVEVRYFAAIADAVGKNTESLDLPDGATVADLRATLAATYGSGIDSLVGVCAFLIGDELTRDPSAMLRDRVDVLPPFAGG; encoded by the coding sequence GTGGTTGAGGTCCGCTATTTCGCCGCCATCGCCGACGCGGTCGGCAAGAACACCGAATCCCTCGACCTCCCCGACGGCGCGACCGTCGCCGACCTGCGCGCCACCCTCGCCGCCACCTACGGTTCCGGCATCGACAGCCTCGTCGGTGTCTGTGCCTTCCTCATCGGTGACGAACTCACCCGCGACCCCTCCGCCATGCTCCGCGACCGGGTCGACGTTCTCCCGCCTTTCGCCGGCGGCTAG
- a CDS encoding molybdenum cofactor biosynthesis protein MoaE, whose translation MSDFGAVRLATISDQDLDPVAVEKAVDGPEFGAVVVFTGKVRNHDGGQAVTSLEYSAHPQAERFLHAICAEVAQASGLPVAATHRIGSLTIGGLAIVVAVAAPHRAEAFTVCAELVDRIKHEVPIWKRQLFADGLSEWVNACG comes from the coding sequence ATGAGTGACTTCGGTGCCGTTCGGCTGGCGACCATCAGCGATCAGGACCTCGATCCCGTCGCTGTCGAAAAGGCTGTCGACGGACCGGAATTCGGCGCGGTGGTGGTGTTCACGGGCAAAGTGCGCAACCACGACGGTGGGCAGGCGGTGACCTCGCTCGAGTACTCCGCGCATCCCCAGGCCGAGCGTTTCCTGCACGCGATCTGCGCGGAAGTGGCGCAGGCGAGCGGACTTCCGGTCGCGGCGACACATCGCATCGGGTCGCTCACGATCGGTGGGCTGGCGATCGTGGTGGCGGTGGCCGCGCCGCATCGGGCCGAGGCGTTCACGGTATGCGCCGAACTGGTCGACCGGATCAAGCACGAAGTGCCGATCTGGAAGCGGCAGCTGTTCGCCGACGGGCTTTCCGAATGGGTCAACGCCTGCGGCTGA
- a CDS encoding molybdopterin molybdotransferase MoeA, whose product MSPRPATASARSVDEYRDTVAALLAPLAARPDEQAPVPEALGRTLAADVVSPIDLPVFRNSAMDGYAVRAADVAVTPVTLPVAGVVAAGKPGTDALPAGSALKVMTGAPIPPGADCVVPVEDVQAGEGRIVVERARGRGEFVREAGTDVRTGELVARAGTVLAPRHIAALAAVGLPTVPVLSRLRAVCITTGDELQPAGAVLAPGQIYNSNGIALAAALRADSVDVVDVAHSTDDPAVFTRVLRAATAVADVVFTSGGVSKGDFEVVKDVLGPLGGTFGSVAVQPGGPQGYTVVDEVPVLSFPGNPVSTMVSYAVFARPAVRALAGLPELANGETTLLTALRSPAGRRQYLRGLLTEDGVEVISGPGSHLIAAMAWADVLVDVPAEVTSLAAGVPVRILSL is encoded by the coding sequence ATGAGTCCCCGGCCCGCTACCGCGTCGGCGCGCAGCGTCGACGAGTACCGCGACACCGTCGCCGCGCTGCTGGCCCCCCTCGCCGCCCGCCCGGACGAACAGGCGCCGGTGCCCGAGGCCCTCGGTCGCACACTGGCTGCCGATGTGGTGTCACCGATCGACCTGCCGGTGTTCCGCAACTCGGCGATGGACGGCTACGCGGTGCGCGCGGCCGACGTGGCCGTCACGCCCGTCACACTGCCCGTCGCCGGTGTGGTGGCCGCGGGCAAACCGGGCACCGACGCGCTGCCCGCCGGTTCAGCGTTGAAGGTGATGACCGGTGCGCCGATCCCGCCCGGCGCCGACTGTGTGGTGCCGGTCGAGGACGTGCAGGCGGGCGAGGGCCGGATCGTGGTCGAACGTGCCCGTGGACGTGGCGAATTCGTGCGCGAAGCCGGTACCGATGTGCGCACCGGTGAGCTCGTCGCGCGGGCGGGCACGGTGCTCGCGCCCCGCCACATCGCCGCGCTGGCCGCCGTCGGGCTGCCCACGGTGCCGGTGCTGAGCCGATTACGCGCTGTCTGCATCACCACCGGGGACGAACTCCAGCCCGCGGGGGCCGTGCTGGCCCCTGGGCAGATCTACAACTCGAACGGGATCGCGCTGGCCGCCGCGTTGCGAGCCGACAGCGTCGACGTGGTCGACGTGGCGCACAGCACCGACGATCCCGCAGTGTTCACGAGGGTGCTGCGCGCGGCGACCGCCGTCGCCGACGTGGTCTTCACCTCCGGGGGCGTGTCCAAGGGCGACTTCGAGGTCGTCAAGGATGTGCTGGGCCCGCTCGGCGGAACGTTCGGCTCGGTCGCGGTGCAGCCGGGCGGACCGCAGGGCTACACGGTGGTCGACGAGGTTCCCGTGCTCAGTTTCCCGGGCAATCCGGTGAGCACGATGGTGTCCTACGCCGTGTTCGCCCGGCCCGCCGTGCGCGCGCTGGCCGGCTTGCCGGAGCTCGCGAACGGTGAGACCACCCTGCTGACAGCGCTTCGCTCCCCCGCCGGTCGTCGCCAGTACCTGCGCGGGCTGCTGACCGAGGACGGGGTCGAAGTGATCTCGGGCCCCGGCTCACATCTCATCGCGGCGATGGCCTGGGCCGATGTCCTCGTCGACGTTCCCGCCGAGGTCACCTCGCTGGCCGCCGGTGTCCCTGTGCGAATCTTGTCGCTATGA
- a CDS encoding N-acetylmuramoyl-L-alanine amidase: MQPNIIKAGICSTVSAAVVVSLSGLVPVTAHAAPEPATSEQLAGKTIFLDPGHQGTGHSEDLTRQVDNGRGGTKDCQTAGMTSLNGTPEHTINWDVAQLVRASLEALGAEVVLSRADDTGWGGCVDDRARAANQSGADVAVSIHADSAGPDQHGFHMIVPQLPIPDSIADKAQSGGGRLVSSAVRDAYLAAGFSPANYAGVKAGLQTRADVAGPALTQVPLVFVEMGNGANVDDAARLESREGQLEHAVAITTGVVGFLLNKPIPAYAAAPGRVPVATTAQEPKRAPAAEPTGTPAPTTGAPAPGPAGNQNGAPVPAENSSGAATPTESANGSPVPEPAEPSPSSKKPGGATASTPESGTTTPAPSQPPTSTTATPGAEAPAQAPAPDGAPADSPAPAGGASDQTPPSGDPVPAGAAATAAPIPARAPIAEPVPVAPVRTAAPGAPARPAAPEAPATPKNRGTSPKTEATPNESELDLSTLGGPITKVMTLLMPLAQALGMDESTIPGQLINLVYTLVGMVFGPS; encoded by the coding sequence ATGCAACCAAACATCATCAAGGCCGGAATCTGCTCTACCGTCTCCGCCGCGGTGGTGGTGTCGCTGTCGGGACTGGTCCCCGTGACTGCCCACGCCGCCCCTGAACCAGCGACCAGCGAGCAGCTCGCCGGTAAGACGATCTTCCTCGACCCCGGCCACCAGGGGACGGGGCATTCCGAGGACCTGACTCGCCAGGTCGACAACGGTCGCGGTGGTACCAAGGACTGCCAGACCGCCGGTATGACCTCACTCAACGGCACCCCCGAACACACCATCAACTGGGACGTCGCCCAGCTCGTGCGCGCATCGCTGGAGGCACTGGGCGCCGAGGTCGTGCTGAGCCGCGCCGACGACACCGGGTGGGGCGGCTGCGTCGACGATCGCGCCCGCGCCGCCAACCAGTCCGGCGCCGACGTGGCGGTGAGCATTCACGCCGACAGCGCGGGCCCGGACCAGCACGGCTTCCACATGATCGTGCCCCAGCTGCCCATCCCCGACTCGATCGCCGACAAGGCGCAGTCCGGCGGCGGGCGACTCGTGTCGAGCGCGGTCCGCGACGCCTACCTGGCAGCCGGCTTCTCGCCCGCCAACTACGCGGGCGTCAAGGCGGGCCTGCAGACTCGCGCGGACGTGGCGGGCCCGGCGCTGACACAGGTGCCGCTGGTGTTCGTCGAGATGGGCAACGGCGCCAACGTCGACGACGCCGCCCGCCTGGAATCGCGCGAGGGCCAGCTCGAGCACGCGGTCGCCATCACGACCGGCGTCGTCGGGTTCCTCCTGAACAAGCCGATTCCCGCCTACGCCGCCGCGCCGGGGCGGGTGCCGGTCGCGACGACCGCTCAGGAACCGAAGCGCGCCCCCGCGGCCGAGCCGACCGGGACACCCGCGCCGACCACCGGCGCTCCCGCACCCGGACCGGCGGGCAACCAGAACGGGGCTCCCGTCCCGGCCGAGAATTCCAGCGGCGCCGCAACGCCCACCGAGAGCGCGAACGGCTCGCCGGTGCCCGAACCGGCCGAACCCTCGCCGTCGTCGAAGAAGCCCGGCGGGGCCACCGCGTCGACGCCGGAGTCCGGGACGACCACACCCGCACCGTCCCAGCCGCCCACTTCGACGACTGCGACGCCGGGAGCCGAGGCACCCGCCCAGGCGCCCGCGCCCGACGGGGCGCCGGCCGATTCGCCCGCGCCTGCCGGTGGCGCGAGCGATCAGACCCCACCGTCCGGGGACCCGGTTCCCGCCGGCGCAGCCGCCACCGCGGCTCCGATCCCCGCACGAGCCCCGATCGCGGAGCCGGTGCCGGTAGCCCCCGTCCGCACGGCGGCCCCCGGCGCCCCGGCCCGCCCGGCCGCTCCCGAGGCTCCTGCCACCCCGAAGAACCGGGGCACCAGCCCCAAAACCGAGGCGACGCCCAATGAATCCGAGCTCGATCTGAGCACCCTCGGCGGCCCGATCACTAAGGTCATGACGCTGCTCATGCCCCTGGCTCAAGCACTCGGCATGGACGAGTCGACGATCCCCGGCCAGCTGATCAATCTCGTGTACACCCTGGTGGGCATGGTTTTCGGCCCGTCCTGA
- a CDS encoding CobW family GTP-binding protein, with the protein MGAVIPVVIVAGFLGSGKTTLLNYLLRNNRGTRIGVVVNDFGAVNIDAMLVAGQVDAMVSLGNGCVCCAVDVSELDDLFAQLAQPRTAVDVIVVEASGLAEPRNLIRMVIANPNPRIAYGGLVEVVDAEQFASTSAKHPELVTHLRMADLVLVNKADRIEAQALAGLRAQLADWVGQVPVYATTHGRIDPGLLFDDRAPDQPKVAEQLSFDILLDEHDHDEPGHRHLHDDYVSVAFTSERPLHPRALVAFLEDPPSGLFRAKGCVAFAVAGERRKFEVHLVGRHVVFTPGSWARGERRVSNLVLIGAGMDADTATKRLHDTVFDGETPLDEQEMLGVWRYVTQ; encoded by the coding sequence ATGGGTGCGGTGATTCCTGTCGTGATCGTTGCTGGGTTTCTCGGTTCGGGGAAGACGACGCTGCTCAACTACCTGTTGCGCAACAATCGGGGGACCCGGATCGGCGTGGTGGTCAACGATTTCGGGGCGGTGAACATCGACGCGATGCTGGTGGCGGGGCAGGTCGACGCGATGGTGTCGCTCGGCAACGGGTGCGTGTGCTGCGCGGTGGACGTGTCCGAACTCGATGATCTGTTCGCCCAGCTCGCGCAGCCGCGCACCGCGGTGGATGTGATCGTGGTGGAGGCCAGCGGCCTGGCCGAGCCGCGCAACCTGATCCGGATGGTGATCGCCAACCCGAACCCACGCATCGCCTACGGCGGTTTGGTCGAAGTCGTCGATGCCGAGCAGTTCGCTTCCACCAGCGCGAAGCATCCCGAGCTGGTGACCCATCTGCGGATGGCGGATCTGGTGCTGGTGAACAAGGCCGATCGGATCGAGGCGCAGGCGCTGGCCGGCTTGCGCGCACAGCTGGCCGACTGGGTCGGGCAGGTACCGGTGTACGCGACGACGCACGGCCGCATCGATCCCGGCCTGCTGTTCGACGATCGCGCGCCCGATCAGCCGAAAGTGGCCGAGCAGCTGAGCTTCGACATCCTGCTCGACGAGCACGATCACGACGAGCCCGGCCATCGCCATCTCCACGACGACTACGTCTCGGTGGCGTTCACGAGCGAGCGCCCGTTGCATCCTCGCGCGCTCGTGGCCTTCCTGGAGGACCCGCCGTCGGGTCTGTTCCGCGCCAAGGGATGTGTCGCGTTCGCGGTGGCGGGGGAGCGCCGCAAGTTCGAAGTCCACCTGGTCGGCAGGCACGTGGTCTTCACCCCCGGCAGCTGGGCGCGGGGGGAGCGGCGTGTCTCGAACCTGGTGCTGATCGGTGCCGGAATGGACGCGGATACGGCAACGAAGCGCTTGCACGACACCGTGTTCGACGGTGAGACACCGTTGGACGAGCAGGAAATGCTCGGCGTGTGGCGCTACGTCACGCAGTAG
- a CDS encoding TetR/AcrR family transcriptional regulator — MSSGTTEPGDPPLLGIGRPLPGSAEPVERADAARNRALLLDAAQQLVREHGVDGLTMDALAKRAGVGKGTVFRRFGNRTGLMLALLDHSEQKFQAAFMFGPAPLGPSARPVDRLIAFGRTRLLDIEVEGDLHQAAEKDGRFGGGPYALHKAHVVLLLRATGVDGELPLIADTLLSTLSAALVIHQVEVLGYTRQHIGDNWEWLVRRVISAAPQVE, encoded by the coding sequence GTGAGCTCTGGCACAACCGAGCCCGGCGACCCGCCCCTGCTCGGGATCGGACGGCCGCTGCCAGGCAGTGCGGAACCCGTCGAACGCGCCGACGCCGCGCGCAATCGCGCACTACTGCTCGACGCGGCCCAGCAATTGGTGCGTGAGCACGGCGTCGACGGCCTCACGATGGACGCGCTCGCCAAGCGCGCCGGTGTCGGTAAGGGCACGGTCTTTCGCCGGTTCGGCAACCGGACCGGGCTGATGCTGGCCCTGCTGGATCACTCCGAGCAGAAATTCCAGGCCGCTTTCATGTTCGGGCCCGCACCGCTCGGCCCCTCGGCACGCCCGGTCGACCGGCTCATCGCCTTCGGGCGCACCCGGCTGCTCGACATCGAGGTCGAGGGCGATCTGCACCAGGCCGCGGAGAAGGACGGACGTTTCGGTGGCGGGCCCTACGCCCTGCACAAGGCGCACGTCGTGCTGCTGCTGCGCGCGACCGGTGTCGACGGAGAACTGCCACTGATCGCCGACACGCTGCTGTCCACGCTGTCGGCCGCACTGGTCATCCACCAGGTAGAGGTCCTCGGCTACACCCGCCAGCACATCGGCGACAACTGGGAATGGCTGGTTCGCCGGGTCATTTCGGCTGCCCCACAAGTAGAGTGA